One stretch of Microvirga lotononidis DNA includes these proteins:
- a CDS encoding GntR family transcriptional regulator yields MTLETKPSPRTAQKSLQHRTIAAAVAESLRERILDGEFRAGSPLRQDALAGEFGVSRIPVREALMQLEAEGLVKIHPHRGAIVSELSMEEVQELFALRVLLEPRLLEASARQLTAGDYDQLNRILQEYSAELRANHVRRWGELNTQFHMLLYRHAGQPRTSAIVANLLQECDRHTRLQLSLTDGMKRAETEHAALVRLCEAGQVAEACALLRTHIEDVGKSLQTYIETHQRTDAGR; encoded by the coding sequence ATGACTCTTGAAACCAAGCCATCTCCCAGGACCGCGCAGAAGTCCCTTCAGCACCGGACGATTGCCGCTGCCGTTGCGGAAAGTCTGCGCGAGCGGATTCTCGATGGCGAGTTCAGGGCGGGGTCCCCCCTGCGGCAGGATGCCCTGGCGGGCGAGTTCGGCGTGAGCCGCATTCCCGTTCGGGAGGCCCTGATGCAGCTTGAGGCGGAGGGGCTGGTCAAGATCCACCCTCACCGGGGCGCCATCGTGTCCGAACTGTCCATGGAGGAAGTCCAGGAGCTGTTTGCCTTGAGGGTGCTCCTGGAGCCCCGCCTGCTGGAGGCCTCCGCCAGGCAGCTGACCGCAGGCGACTACGATCAGCTCAACCGGATCCTCCAGGAATACAGCGCCGAACTTCGGGCGAACCATGTCCGGCGCTGGGGCGAGCTGAATACGCAGTTCCACATGCTGCTGTACCGTCACGCCGGGCAGCCGCGCACCTCGGCGATCGTGGCCAACCTCCTGCAGGAATGCGACAGGCATACCCGGCTGCAGCTCTCCCTCACGGACGGGATGAAGCGCGCGGAGACCGAGCATGCCGCGCTGGTGCGCCTCTGCGAGGCCGGACAGGTCGCAGAGGCGTGTGCTCTTCTCAGGACGCATATCGAGGATGTGGGGAAATCCCTGCAGACCTACATCGAAACGCACCAGAGGACCGATGCGGGCCGTTGA